In the genome of Bacillus sp. S3, one region contains:
- a CDS encoding histidine phosphatase family protein yields MTVPKKVSLYFVRHGETHFNVERRMQGFCDSPLTERGIAQAKAVGRGLADIEFEAAYASESQRVVDTANHAISNRQIPLSIDERLKEMNFGVLESLLFTDISKQYGNILETLFSLKDLHLSAPEGESYVQLYLRTNEAIEEIIKNHEREGGNILVFSHGITIGNYLMQLMKSNNYLHPDNCSVSIVSYMGGDFQVERLADTSFRERFVNN; encoded by the coding sequence TTGACTGTACCAAAAAAAGTATCGCTATATTTTGTCCGGCATGGGGAAACTCATTTTAATGTAGAAAGAAGGATGCAAGGATTTTGTGATTCCCCCCTTACAGAAAGGGGTATTGCACAGGCCAAAGCTGTAGGAAGAGGTTTGGCGGATATTGAATTCGAAGCGGCATATGCCAGTGAGAGTCAGAGAGTAGTAGATACTGCAAATCATGCAATCAGTAATAGGCAAATCCCCCTATCAATCGATGAACGGCTTAAAGAAATGAACTTCGGTGTCCTAGAATCCCTATTATTCACTGATATCTCCAAACAATATGGAAATATCCTAGAAACCTTATTTAGTCTTAAAGATTTACATTTATCTGCGCCTGAAGGTGAATCCTATGTTCAGCTTTATTTGAGGACAAATGAAGCAATTGAAGAGATAATTAAAAATCATGAAAGAGAAGGCGGAAATATTCTCGTATTCTCACATGGAATAACGATCGGTAACTACTTAATGCAATTAATGAAATCGAACAATTATCTGCACCCTGATAATTGCAGCGTTTCCATTGTCAGCTACATGGGCGGCGATTTCCAAGTTGAGCGTTTGGCAGATACCTCTTTTAGAGAGAGATTTGTAAATAACTAG
- a CDS encoding biotin/lipoyl-binding protein, translating into MLVKEEDIYSPCSGTVEQVFTKESNHVYEWEKLFLIKTHNGRIEEISIGVSGYITSLKVKEGQKVHTQTVLATIQDDLLITGSD; encoded by the coding sequence TTGTTAGTTAAAGAGGAAGATATTTATAGTCCTTGTTCTGGTACCGTAGAGCAGGTTTTTACGAAGGAAAGTAACCATGTATACGAATGGGAGAAACTATTTTTAATTAAAACTCATAATGGTAGGATTGAAGAGATTTCGATTGGGGTAAGCGGGTATATTACCTCCTTAAAAGTTAAAGAGGGGCAAAAGGTTCATACACAGACCGTATTAGCAACCATCCAGGATGATTTATTAATAACAGGCTCGGATTAA
- a CDS encoding Glu/Leu/Phe/Val family dehydrogenase codes for MTKDQQAEQESLNLFYSTQSVIQQALAKLGYKNEMFELLKEPIRMLTVRIPVRMDDGSVEIFTGYRSQHNDAVGPTKGGVRFHPEVDEEEVKALSIWMSLKCGITNLPYGGGKGGIICDPRQMSFRELERLSRGYVRAISQIVGPSKDIPAPDVYTNSQIMAWMMDEYSRLREFDSPGFITGKPIVLGGSHGRETATARGVTICIDEAVKKKGIELKDARVVIQGFGNAGSYLAKFLHDAGAKVIAVSDVYGAVHDPNGLDIDYLLDRRDSFGTFSQLFKDTITNQELLELDCDILVPAAISNQITSKNAANIKASILVEAANGPTTLEATKILTERGVLLVPDILASAGGVTVSYFEWVQNNQGYYWTEEEVNEKLAKVMVDSFEAIYHTARTHQVDMRLAAYMVGIKKVAEASQFRGWV; via the coding sequence ATGACAAAGGATCAACAAGCGGAACAAGAGTCATTAAATCTATTTTACTCGACCCAATCAGTCATACAACAAGCGCTAGCAAAATTGGGCTATAAAAATGAAATGTTTGAATTATTGAAAGAACCAATCAGAATGTTAACAGTCCGTATACCGGTCAGAATGGATGACGGGTCAGTGGAAATTTTTACTGGATATCGCTCTCAGCATAATGATGCCGTCGGCCCGACAAAAGGGGGCGTTCGCTTCCATCCTGAGGTGGATGAAGAAGAAGTAAAGGCATTATCGATTTGGATGAGTTTAAAGTGCGGCATTACGAACCTTCCTTATGGCGGAGGAAAAGGCGGGATCATTTGTGATCCGCGGCAGATGTCTTTCCGAGAGCTTGAAAGGTTAAGCCGTGGGTATGTTCGGGCTATTAGCCAGATTGTCGGACCATCGAAAGACATCCCAGCGCCGGATGTGTATACAAACTCACAAATCATGGCATGGATGATGGATGAATACAGCCGTCTGCGCGAATTTGATTCACCTGGATTTATTACTGGGAAACCAATTGTTTTAGGCGGATCCCACGGTCGTGAAACGGCAACTGCCCGCGGTGTAACGATCTGTATTGATGAGGCTGTGAAGAAAAAAGGAATTGAGCTGAAAGACGCCCGCGTTGTGATTCAAGGCTTCGGAAATGCAGGGAGCTATCTTGCCAAATTCTTGCATGATGCCGGGGCAAAAGTAATTGCTGTTTCAGATGTATATGGAGCTGTTCATGACCCGAACGGGCTTGATATTGACTACCTATTAGATAGAAGGGATAGCTTCGGCACATTCTCCCAACTATTTAAAGATACGATTACTAACCAAGAACTACTTGAATTAGACTGTGATATTCTTGTTCCAGCGGCTATTTCAAACCAAATCACTTCCAAAAATGCAGCGAATATTAAAGCTTCCATTTTAGTCGAGGCTGCAAATGGACCTACAACACTTGAGGCGACAAAAATTTTAACAGAGCGTGGAGTTCTCCTTGTGCCAGATATTCTTGCGAGTGCCGGCGGAGTTACCGTTTCTTATTTCGAATGGGTCCAAAATAATCAAGGCTATTATTGGACCGAGGAAGAAGTAAATGAAAAGCTGGCGAAGGTAATGGTTGACTCATTCGAAGCTATTTATCACACCGCACGTACACATCAGGTTGATATGCGGCTGGCAGCTTATATGGTTGGAATTAAGAAAGTAGCAGAAGCATCCCAATTTAGAGGCTGGGTCTAA
- the pruA gene encoding L-glutamate gamma-semialdehyde dehydrogenase — translation MKPYTHEPFTNFADEKESPAFQEALTYVQSQLGKDYPVVIGGEPITTDKKIISINPANKDEVIGRVSMADQELAEQAMQSALTTFESWKKWKPEHRANIIFRAAAIMRRRKHEFSAYLVKEAGKPWREADADTAEAIDFLEYYGRQMLRIKEGFPVNSRDGEFNQFHYIPLGVGIIISPFNFPLAIMAGTTVAAIVSGNTVLLKPANSTPVVAAKFVELMTEAGLPQGVLNFVPGSGAEIGDYLVDHPKTRFVSFTGSREVGCRINERAAKVHPGQIWIKRVIAEMGGKDTVVVDSNADLELAAASIVYSAFGFSGQKCSAGSRAVVHQDVYDEVLEKAVALTKTLTIGNPEDLENYMGPVIDDKSFKKIMNYIEVGKQEGKLMTGGEGDDTKGYFIQPTIFADLDEKSRLMQEEIFGPVVAFCKARDFDHMMEIANNTDYGLTGALISNNREHIERAREEFHVGNLYFNRVCTGAIVGYQPFGGFNMSGTDSKAGGPDYLLLHMQAKTTSETL, via the coding sequence ATGAAACCGTACACACATGAACCATTTACTAATTTTGCAGATGAGAAAGAAAGCCCAGCATTTCAAGAGGCTTTAACCTATGTACAATCCCAATTAGGAAAGGATTACCCAGTCGTTATTGGCGGGGAACCGATTACAACGGATAAAAAAATCATCTCTATTAATCCAGCAAATAAAGACGAAGTCATCGGCCGGGTTTCAATGGCAGACCAAGAATTAGCGGAACAAGCGATGCAGTCAGCCTTAACAACCTTTGAATCTTGGAAAAAGTGGAAGCCGGAACACCGCGCGAATATCATTTTTCGCGCTGCTGCAATCATGAGACGCCGTAAACATGAATTTTCTGCGTACCTTGTGAAGGAAGCAGGAAAGCCATGGAGGGAAGCCGATGCCGACACAGCAGAGGCAATCGATTTCCTTGAGTATTACGGAAGACAAATGCTGCGGATTAAAGAAGGCTTCCCGGTAAACAGCCGTGATGGCGAGTTTAACCAATTCCATTACATTCCACTTGGAGTCGGCATTATTATTTCACCGTTTAACTTCCCATTAGCGATAATGGCTGGAACAACGGTTGCGGCGATTGTTTCCGGGAACACAGTCCTTTTGAAACCTGCCAACTCCACACCTGTCGTTGCAGCCAAATTCGTAGAGCTAATGACAGAAGCGGGACTGCCTCAAGGGGTGCTTAACTTTGTACCTGGAAGCGGTGCAGAAATTGGTGATTACCTAGTGGACCATCCAAAAACACGTTTCGTATCCTTTACAGGTTCCCGTGAGGTTGGCTGCCGCATTAATGAACGTGCAGCAAAGGTTCACCCGGGGCAAATTTGGATTAAGCGAGTTATTGCAGAAATGGGCGGTAAGGATACGGTCGTAGTCGACAGCAATGCTGATTTAGAATTAGCTGCAGCAAGCATTGTCTATTCTGCATTCGGTTTTTCAGGGCAAAAGTGTTCTGCGGGCTCTCGTGCGGTAGTTCATCAAGATGTGTACGACGAAGTGCTTGAAAAAGCGGTTGCCTTAACGAAAACACTGACTATTGGAAACCCGGAAGATCTTGAAAACTACATGGGACCTGTTATTGATGACAAGTCATTTAAGAAAATCATGAATTATATTGAAGTTGGCAAGCAAGAAGGCAAATTGATGACTGGCGGTGAAGGCGATGATACGAAGGGCTACTTCATCCAGCCAACGATTTTCGCTGACCTAGATGAAAAATCACGCCTGATGCAGGAGGAAATTTTCGGACCGGTCGTGGCATTCTGTAAAGCACGTGATTTTGACCATATGATGGAGATTGCCAATAATACCGATTATGGTTTAACTGGTGCGCTTATTTCTAATAATCGTGAACATATTGAACGGGCACGGGAAGAATTCCATGTCGGAAACCTGTATTTTAACCGCGTCTGCACCGGTGCGATTGTCGGTTATCAGCCATTCGGCGGCTTTAATATGTCAGGAACAGACTCTAAAGCAGGCGGCCCTGATTATTTACTGCTTCATATGCAAGCAAAAACAACATCTGAAACTTTATAA
- a CDS encoding ornithine--oxo-acid transaminase has translation MTKTTAKTTEIIEQTEKFGANNYHPLPIVISKAEGVWVESPEGNRYMDMLSAYSAVNQGHRHPKIIQALKDQADKVTLTSRAFHNDQLGLWYEKVCQLTNKNMALPMNTGAEAVETALKAARRWGYDVKGIGENQAEIIACIGNFHGRTMGAVSLSSDPEYKRGFGPMLPGINLIPYGDIEALKAAITPNTAAFLIEPIQGEAGIIIPPAGFIKAAFDLCKENNVLFIADEIQAGLARTGKMFAYEWEGINPDMLILGKALGGGVFPISCVVANADILGVFNPGSHGSTFGGNPLACAVSIAALEVIEEEKLAERSLELGNYFLEQLKAIDNPIIKEIRGRGLFIGVELTEEARVYCEQLKDKGLLCKETHETVIRFAPPLIITKEEIDWAIEKIKEVLA, from the coding sequence GTGACTAAAACAACAGCAAAGACAACTGAAATTATTGAACAGACAGAAAAATTTGGTGCGAATAACTATCATCCGCTGCCAATCGTTATTTCAAAAGCAGAGGGAGTATGGGTAGAAAGTCCAGAAGGGAATCGCTACATGGATATGCTTAGTGCCTATTCAGCCGTTAACCAAGGGCACCGTCATCCAAAAATCATTCAAGCCTTAAAGGATCAAGCCGATAAAGTAACACTTACTTCTAGGGCCTTCCATAACGACCAGCTTGGTCTATGGTATGAAAAGGTTTGTCAATTAACAAATAAAAACATGGCTCTCCCGATGAATACAGGGGCAGAGGCTGTCGAAACCGCCCTTAAGGCTGCGCGCCGCTGGGGATATGATGTGAAGGGGATTGGTGAAAACCAAGCAGAAATTATTGCCTGTATCGGCAACTTCCATGGCCGGACAATGGGAGCTGTCTCCTTATCGTCTGATCCGGAATATAAGCGCGGCTTTGGTCCGATGCTGCCCGGAATCAATTTAATCCCTTACGGTGACATTGAGGCGTTAAAAGCAGCGATTACACCAAATACCGCTGCGTTTTTAATCGAGCCTATCCAAGGAGAAGCGGGGATCATTATTCCACCGGCAGGATTTATTAAAGCAGCCTTTGATTTATGTAAAGAAAACAATGTCCTGTTCATAGCTGATGAAATTCAAGCAGGACTAGCGCGTACGGGTAAAATGTTCGCTTATGAGTGGGAAGGAATCAATCCTGATATGCTGATTTTAGGAAAAGCCCTCGGCGGCGGCGTGTTCCCGATTTCATGCGTAGTGGCGAATGCCGATATTTTAGGCGTATTCAACCCTGGCTCACATGGATCGACGTTTGGCGGAAATCCACTTGCTTGTGCCGTTTCTATTGCAGCACTTGAAGTAATTGAAGAAGAAAAACTAGCTGAACGCTCGCTTGAATTAGGAAACTACTTCCTTGAACAATTAAAAGCTATCGACAATCCTATCATTAAAGAAATTAGGGGCAGAGGCTTGTTTATTGGTGTTGAGCTAACAGAGGAAGCTAGGGTCTATTGTGAGCAGTTAAAGGATAAAGGGTTATTATGCAAAGAAACACATGAAACTGTCATTCGCTTTGCACCGCCGCTCATTATTACAAAAGAAGAAATCGATTGGGCTATTGAGAAAATTAAAGAGGTTTTAGCTTAA
- a CDS encoding SDR family NAD(P)-dependent oxidoreductase, whose protein sequence is MKDKIVIITGANSGIGKAAALKFATEGYRVIMACRNMRISEAVQQEIIETTKNINVDLMELDVSSFASIRTFCAAFNAKYPCLDILINNAAYLNHGEKEYKLSPEHIELSFATNTFGPFLMTRLLADHLAKSQDPRVLNACTTNIKNFFDPKRKIEFDNLQGEMRGTRPYSTYKMYGDSKIALLMLTFKMAEEFKSMGIKVNALQINRVKLSKKTIKKMHSFWKVFAWAQNLTNPLPSGMADTYFHICTSDEFKNVTGQLINHKREIVQPSTTEKGFTQLKNIFGSSSYPSYATNPQNIEQIWSLSTTLTEE, encoded by the coding sequence ATGAAAGACAAAATCGTTATCATAACAGGGGCAAATTCGGGAATTGGGAAAGCAGCAGCATTAAAATTTGCGACCGAAGGATATCGTGTGATCATGGCTTGCCGCAATATGAGGATTAGTGAAGCCGTACAACAAGAAATCATTGAAACGACAAAAAATATCAATGTAGATCTTATGGAGCTTGATGTTTCTTCTTTTGCTTCAATTCGTACATTTTGCGCAGCTTTTAATGCAAAATATCCGTGCTTGGACATTCTGATCAATAATGCCGCCTACTTAAACCATGGTGAAAAGGAGTACAAACTTAGCCCCGAGCATATCGAATTATCTTTCGCCACGAATACATTCGGTCCTTTTTTGATGACTCGTTTATTGGCTGATCACCTGGCAAAATCACAAGATCCAAGAGTGCTCAATGCTTGTACAACAAACATCAAAAATTTCTTCGACCCTAAAAGAAAAATCGAGTTTGATAATTTGCAAGGAGAAATGCGCGGCACGCGGCCTTATAGCACGTATAAGATGTATGGAGACTCCAAAATAGCGCTATTGATGTTAACCTTCAAAATGGCAGAAGAATTTAAAAGCATGGGGATTAAAGTCAATGCCCTTCAAATTAACCGCGTAAAATTATCAAAAAAGACGATTAAAAAAATGCATTCCTTTTGGAAGGTGTTTGCATGGGCACAAAATCTCACTAATCCTTTGCCATCAGGTATGGCCGATACCTATTTTCACATTTGCACCTCAGATGAATTTAAGAATGTTACCGGTCAACTGATCAATCATAAGAGAGAAATTGTTCAACCATCAACAACCGAAAAGGGTTTTACCCAATTAAAGAATATATTCGGTTCAAGCAGCTATCCCAGCTACGCCACAAATCCTCAAAATATTGAACAAATATGGAGCTTGAGCACCACGCTCACCGAAGAGTAG
- a CDS encoding LysM peptidoglycan-binding domain-containing protein: MIIHVVSAGETLWQIANRYAVNMNSIAQLNGLPDPNKLLVGQSLVIPKPGTSHTVKYGDTLWSIAQQYGMTIQSIVQANQLTNPNVLYPGTKLFIPPITHVVQSGETLAQIARRYGTTVQALIRENQIENPNLIYPGMRLVIPRAKPTIEVNAYTYQSNEATVETLNEIGQLLTYFSPFAYMIMEDGSLQPMNDKVMVDAAISKNIVPMLSITNFTSTQAGSNLAHIVLSNPSLREKVITNAIQVMDAKGYKALNIDFENVLPADRENYNLFLQLAVDRLHPKGYLVSTALAPKASATQAGLLYEAHDYEAHGRIADFVVLMTYEWGYRLGPPQAISPINQMRKVVEYALSVMPAEKIFLGFQIYARDWLLPHVKGQEAETFSPQEAIRRAVKYGASIQYDTTAQSPFFRYVDEQGRGHEVWFEDARSAQAKFDMVKQYNLRGVSYWALGYPYPQNWALLNDNFTIKKSAR, translated from the coding sequence ATGATTATTCATGTGGTGAGTGCTGGTGAGACACTTTGGCAGATTGCGAACCGGTATGCTGTGAATATGAATTCCATTGCTCAATTAAATGGGCTGCCCGACCCAAATAAATTATTGGTTGGACAGTCCCTGGTTATTCCTAAACCAGGGACCTCACACACCGTTAAATATGGGGATACTTTATGGTCTATTGCTCAGCAATATGGCATGACGATTCAGTCGATTGTCCAGGCGAACCAACTTACAAACCCGAATGTTTTATATCCAGGCACCAAGTTATTTATTCCACCCATAACACATGTTGTCCAGTCCGGGGAAACATTAGCGCAAATCGCGAGACGGTATGGTACTACTGTTCAGGCCCTTATACGTGAAAATCAAATTGAAAATCCAAACTTGATTTACCCTGGAATGCGCTTAGTTATTCCACGAGCGAAACCAACGATCGAGGTAAATGCTTATACGTATCAATCGAACGAAGCAACTGTCGAAACTCTGAATGAAATTGGTCAGCTCCTTACTTATTTTAGCCCATTTGCCTATATGATTATGGAAGATGGTTCGCTGCAACCGATGAATGATAAAGTGATGGTGGATGCAGCCATTTCGAAAAATATTGTCCCCATGCTATCGATCACCAACTTTACTTCCACACAAGCTGGGTCAAACTTAGCACATATTGTGTTGTCTAATCCAAGTTTAAGAGAAAAGGTCATAACGAACGCGATTCAAGTGATGGATGCCAAAGGCTATAAAGCGTTAAACATTGATTTCGAAAATGTATTACCGGCTGATCGCGAGAATTATAATCTATTCCTGCAATTGGCTGTTGACCGTCTCCATCCTAAAGGATATTTAGTATCAACTGCACTTGCACCAAAGGCGAGTGCAACCCAAGCCGGTCTGTTGTATGAAGCGCACGATTATGAGGCACACGGAAGAATTGCCGATTTTGTCGTACTGATGACGTATGAATGGGGATACCGGCTGGGACCTCCGCAAGCCATCTCCCCTATTAACCAAATGCGAAAAGTGGTGGAGTATGCCCTCTCGGTGATGCCGGCAGAAAAGATCTTTTTAGGCTTCCAAATTTATGCCCGCGATTGGCTGCTTCCGCATGTTAAGGGCCAAGAAGCTGAGACATTTAGCCCTCAAGAAGCAATAAGGAGAGCCGTTAAATACGGGGCTTCCATTCAATATGATACAACAGCGCAGTCACCATTTTTCCGCTATGTAGATGAACAAGGCCGGGGACATGAAGTATGGTTTGAAGATGCCAGGAGTGCTCAAGCTAAGTTCGACATGGTCAAACAATATAATCTCCGTGGTGTCAGTTACTGGGCACTAGGTTATCCCTATCCGCAAAACTGGGCTTTGTTGAATGACAATTTTACGATAAAAAAATCAGCACGGTAA